The sequence below is a genomic window from Methylophilus sp. DW102.
GGCAAACCTGACACGATTCACACAGCAAATGCGCCAGGCTCTCGCGCGTCCGTTTGCGCGTGAGCTCCACCAGCCCAAGGGCAGAAAACCCGTTCACATTAATCCGCGCACGGTCCAGCGTCACAGCACTGCGCAACTCTTCCAGCACTGCCGCACGTTGTGCATCCTCATCCATATCAATAAAGTCGATGATAATGATGCCGCCCAGGTTACGCAGGCGTAGCTGACGGGCAATCGCTTGCGCCGCCTCCAGATTGGTTTTGAAAATGGTATCGGACAGGTTTTTACCACTGACAAAACTACCGGTGTTCACATCCACCGTGGTCAGCGCTTCAGTCTGGTCAAAGATCAGGTAGCCACCCGATTTGAGCTCCACCTTGCGCGCCAGCGCCTTTTCGATTTCGTTTTCAATATCGTAAAACTCAAACAGCGAGCGTTCGCCTTTGTAGTGCGTCAGCGGTTTTACCGCGTGCGAAACATAAAGCTCGGCAAACTCTTTTAGCCGCTCAAACATCTCGCGCGAATCGACACGGATGCTGGTGGTTTCGGTACACACCACATCGCGCAAAATGCGTCGCGGCAAACTCAGGTCATAAAAAATCAGCGAGCGTTCACCGACCTTGGTGCTCTCGGTCTGGATTTTTTGCCACACTTTGCGCAAATACTCGATGTCGGCCAACAACTCCTGATCGGTGGCGTTTTCTGACATGGTGCGGATGATATAGCCGCCTTCGCGTGCTTCAGGCAACAAGCCCAGCAAACGATTGCGCAAAAACTCGCGTTCTTCTTCGTGATCAATGCGCTGCGATACGCCGATATGTTTCTGGTAAGGCAAATACACCAAAAAACGGCCGGCAATGCTGATTTCAGTGGTCAGGCGTGCGCCTTTGGTGCCTATCGCCTCTTTAATCACCTGGACGATAATCGACTGGCCTTCATGCAACACTTCCTGAATCGGGCGGTCGGTTTTCACCGCGCCCTCCTCGGTATGGCACTCCATGATATCGGCCGCATGCAAAAAGGCCGCACGCGGCAGGCCGATTTCGACAAAGGCAGATTGCATGCCAGGCAACACGCGCACAACAGTGCCGCGATAAATATTACCGACAATCCCCAGCGAAGAGGCGCGTTCAATGTGCAACTCCTGAACGATGCCCTGCTCCAGAATCGCCACGCGCGTTTCCTGCGGCGTGACGTTAATCAATACTTCCTGTGCCAACGACATAGTGCTTATCCAATCCCGAATCTATTTTTTTGATAGCAGTTTACCATGCGTTCAGCAGCTGCGCCGTTTCATGCAGCGGCAAACCCATCACCCCGCTATAACTGCCCTCAATGCGCGCAATCCAGGCCCCGGCACGGCCCTGAATACCATACGCCCCGGCCTTGTCCATGGGCTCCCCCGAAGCCACATAGTCTTGTAGCACCGCCAATGGCACAGGCATCATATGCACCCGCGTGGTACTCAACAAGCACTGCGCTTTACCCTCGTGCATCACCGCTACCGCCGTGTGCACCTCATGCAAGCTGCCACTTAGCCGCGTCAGCATGGCCAGCGCTTCCGCCGCATCCGCCGGCTTGCCCAATATTTCGTTGCCCAGCGCGACCGTGGTATCTGCCGCCAGAATCGGCAACCCGCGGTGACCATGCTCTGCATGGATCGCTTGTGCCTTGGCTACCGCCAGCCGCTGCACATAACGGGCAGGATCTTCACCCGGCCAACATGACTCATCAATATCCGCGGGCATGATGTCACAGCTTATGCCCAATTGCGCCAGTAACTCGACGCGGCGTGGGCTACGCGAGGCCAAAATAATCTTGCGATTGTTCATCATTCTGTATCTTTATCAAATGCACGACATCCAGTGCTGGGTACCACAATTATTAAAACGGTATTATGGCTTATTCCAACCCTGGTTTAGCGAGACTTTGCAAGTTTCGCTAGCCCCGGCCGCTTTGTGTACAATACCCCCTCGTTTCACACTTGCAGCCTCGCCATGAATACCATCGAACAGCTGATACAGCGCGCCGACCAACTGATTACAAGACTTGAGCACCTGTTGCCCACCCCACCTGCTGAGCCAGACTGGCAAGCCGTGGCCTGGCGCTGGGTCAAGCACAACGGACAAGGCCAGTTACAAGCCGTCGGGCATCCACACCAGATTCTGCTGGACGATATCCGCTTTATAGACCGGCAAAAAAATGAGGTGGTGCGAAATACACGCCAGTTTTTACAAGGCCTGCCCGCCAACCACGTGTTGCTGACAGGCGCACGCGGCACCGGTAAATCGTCGCTTGTAAAGGCCGTGCTCAACGCTTACGCCAGCCAAGGCTTACGTCTGATAGAAGTCGAAAAACAAGACCTCACAGACTTGCCACAAATCACTCAATTGATACGCAACCGCCCGGAAAAGTTTATTATTTTTTGTGATGACCTCACCTTTGAAGCCAACGACATCGGCTATAAAGCCCTTAAAGTCATCCTCGATGGCTCGATTGAAAACGCCTCGTCCAACCTGCTGGTCTACGCCACGTCTAACCGCAAAAACCTGATGCCGGAATATATGTCTGACAATCAACCGATTGTAGATAACGGCGAAATCCGCCAGAACGACACCATAGACGAAAAAACCTCACTGGCAGAGCGCTTTGGTTTGTGGCTCTCGTTTTACAGTTTCGACCAGGATGAATATCTCAATATTGCCGCCCACTGGCTGCAGACTTTTGGCATCACGATGGATGAGACAGCCCGTCATGCCGCCCTGCAGTTTTACCATACGCGCGGCGCCCGCAGCGGCCGTGTCGCCTACCAGTTTGCCAAAGACTACGCCGGCCAACTGCAACTGAAATCCTGAGCCATGACAAAACTCGTCCAAGTCGCCGTCGCTATCCTGATCCGCCCCAATGGCGAATACTTGCTCGCCAGCCGTCCCAATGGCAAAGGCTGGGCTGGTTGGTGGGAATTCCCCGGCGGCAAAATCGAATCTGGTGAAAGCCCGGAACAGGCACTGATCCGTGAATCACAGGAAGAACTCGGCATTACGCCCACACAAATCCAGCCATGGATCAAACGCCGCTACGACTACCCGGCCACGCATGACGCCGAAGCCAAAACCGTGCTGCTGCATTTCTTTTTTGTTCATACCTGGCAAGGCGAATTACAAGCGCGCGAAGGCCAGCAGTTTGCCTGGCAGCACCCACGCACACTCAACGTCAGCCCCGTGCTACCTGCCAATGCACCAATCATGCAAGCACTCAGTCTGCCACCTGTGTATGCCATCAGCAATATCCAGGAAATGGGTGAACACGCATTCTTGCAAGCGTTAAAGCAGCAGCTCGACCAAGGCCTGCAATTGCTGCAAATACGCGAATCACAGCTTGATGACGCAGCCCTCGCCAAATTGAGCGAGGAAGTATTACAGCTATGTGCGCCTTATGACTGCCGCTGCTTACTCAATGGTAGCCCCGAACAAGCATTACAACTCGGCTACCACGGCGTGCATTTAAATAGCCAGCGCCTGATGACCCTCACGAAAAAGCCGGATAACTTGTTAGTAGGTGCCTCTTGCCATAACCGCGTAGAGTTAGCGCAAGCACAATCATTACAACTACACTTTGCAATGCTCTCCCCTGTGCTACCGACAAAAAGTCACCCTGAAGCAACTGGACTAGGCTGGGAGCAATTTGGTGAAATGTTAAACGGGCTTGAGATTCCAGTGTATGCACTGGGTGGGATGCATTTTGAACATGTATCGCAGGCGCAATCCTTTGGTGCGCGTGGCATTGCCATGCAACGTGCGATCTGGGAGCAACAAACTTGTGCGCCATCAGCTGCATCGTATGCCCATACTGGCTAAACAAACGTGCCCAGTGATACGCACCTGTACAAGCCTCCATCCAAGTGAGGCAAGGCGGTAAGTTGGCGACAATCGAGAGCAGTTGATCCCGTGCCACGCATGGCTTGATTAAAACCACATGACCTTGGTTGTCAACGCCATGCAAAGCGAATATATTCTTGGCTAAATCAATCCCGAGTGTGACAATATTCATGGACTTCCTATATCAATGGCGTGATGAAGTGTGGAAACTCAATCATTGCAGGTTTAACTTCTCGCGGCTTCCAACACAAGCCCGAGGCAGGGAAGTACCTTTCGTCCGTTAGGCATTTCACACCGCCCATGAAAATAGACAGCCTTGACCACTTGGTGCTTACCGTGAAAGACATCGAAACCACCGCGTCTTTCTATTCGAGAGTCTTAGGCATGGACATCATTACTTTCGGTGGCGGTCGTAAAGCTTTGTCTTTTGGCACGCAGAAAATTAACCTACATCAGGTCGGGAAAGAGCTGGAGCCAAAAGCCCAACAGCCTATGCCTGGCTCGGCTGATTTGTGCTTTATCACATCAGTTCCGCTCTCTGATGTGGCAATCCACCTATCTTCGTGCAATGTTGCTGTAATCGAGGGCCCGGTACAGCGCACAGGAGCAACAGGCAAAATTCTTTCTGTGTATTTTCGCGATCCTGATATGAATCTGATTGAGGTTTCAAATCATGTGCATGCCTAAGATTTTGATCGGTCCTTCTACTTAGATGCCAGGAAAATAATAAAGATGATACAGTTTTCATTTATTAACTTATTGCTCTTAGCCTCATTTTCTACAGCACAAGCTGCAGATTACCTAGGTCAGTTTCTTTACAAATACGACAGCGGCAGTATTTACCGTGTAAAGGTAAATGATGCTAGATCAATGTCGTGGGTGTGTATTGAGGGCTCTGAAAAAGGCGCGAATGGTATAGAAAAACCTGAACGCTTTAAAGTCGCCGAAAAAATTTACTTTGCCTCATGGGTAGAAAAAACAGGCATTAGCGTCTCTCAGGTGATTAACTTAAAAACAATGAAGGTCTATTCAACCATTATTGACGGTAAAGAACGTTATGTTCTTGCAGGTAAAGTCATTCGTGAAAAATAAGGTTTTTTCCTAACTCATCATCCAGCGGGACGCCTAGCTGAGCACCTTAATTCAAACTGTAAGTGCTTCCCCATTTTAAACACTAGCCATCAGCAATCTTTGTGTGTGTTTAAGTTTTTTAGCGCATAAGTATCATTTGCTGAAGCCAGTGGTAAGCTAGAAGTCGAAGGACTGAGGTAAATACACCTAATCATATTGGGCTCGTTCGGCAGGGTCCAAACAGCTACACATCAAAGCTGGGAGTTCAGCTATGATTGAATTATCCATATCAATGTGTTTTCAACAGAATACAAAGTGCCAAGTGATGTGCGCCTGTACACACCAACATCCCAATGAGGCAAACCGGTAAGTTGGCAACTATGGAATACGGTTGGTCTAGTAAAACGTGTTACTTAATTAAAATTTCATGACATTCATTGTCAACGCTGTATAAAGGGCACGCTTTGATGCAGAGCGCGCAGGCATGTCACGCATCAGGAATAACAACTCAAGAAATCTTTCCGGAATACACAAAGTTCTTTAGCTTCGAAATTAATTAGAGTCGCTTATAACTCTCTCTTTCGATGAGGCGAATTTAAAACACACCACAAGGGCATACTTCAACACAGCTCCTTAGCCGCGCACTTGTTCAACTTAATTATAGGATTATCTTACCGTCTGTACCGTATTCTTTAACAATTTAATTACTTCGCATCGAAACGATAACTTGATGTGAATACCATCCCCATCAGCAATTCATTATAAATTACTGTCGCCGTATCATCCTCCGCAGCACCAGTAGCAATCATTAACGGAATAAAATGATCTTCGCGCGGATGTGCAAAGCGCGCTGCTGGCGCACTCTCCCAAGCAGTCAGTAATTTACTGCGCTTTTGCCCTGTCTGCCCAGTGAGAGTTTGCGTTATCCATCTGTCAAACAAACGTGATTTTTCTTTTGCATCCCTCGGAAAACATAAATCATGGTAATTCATACCACTGACAATGATGAGTATGCCTTCCTCACGCAGTGGAGCTAAGACGCGGCCAACCGCCATATGTGCCTCAGGTGAATAATCCCGCTGGATAGAGAGCTGAATGATGGGGACATCTGCATCTGGGTACATGGGGTAGGCAATCGTATAGACACCATGGTCATATCCACGCATGGTATTTTCAGATGCGCCTATCCCTGCTGATGCGAGCAATCCCATGATCCGATGGGCAAAGGTTGGTGCACCAGGAGCTTTGTAGTGAATATGATAGGTTTTTTCTGGGAACCCAGAATAATCATAGATCATCGGTGGGTTAGGATGAGCCATAACGGTGAAATCCTCCTCTTCCCAGTGACCAGAAACAACCAGCATAGCCTTTGGTTTCTTCGGTAAGTGCGCGGGAATATCCTGTAGCGATCGATGGAGCAATCCATAGCTGTCGCCCATTTCATCCATCAGCCATAGCCATGGACCGCCACCATGCGAGAGAAAATAAACAGGCATCTTTTGCATTTTTTGCTCCACATTGATTAATTTTAGCGTGCCGCAATCTGTGCTTTGTTGTGTCTACCCCATAAGACAAAAATCGATAGAGAAATTAGAACAGCATTGAAAGGCAGCACCATGAATTCGTCACGTGATGCATGAAACGCAATAGCCAGTATTTGTAGTACCGTACAACCAAGAGCAGCGAGTACCGTCAACTTTGGCAGTATCCGTGTCAACGATGGGAGTAAAATGCCAATGCCACCTGCAAGATCAACCAATCCGATAAATCTTACAAAATTTTCAGAATACTGTCCTGTCCACGGCATCATCTGTGAAAGTTCAGGAATAGGAGTTGTAAATTTAGTGATACCGGAAAACACATAAATACCGAAGGCCGCCACTTGGGCAACCCACAGGCCTATACGCAAAGCCTTGCTTGGCACGTAATGTATTGATGATTGTTGTTGCATAGTCTTCTCCGTTAATGGGTGCGATTGATGATGATTCGCATCCTACATCTTTCTACATGGTGTATCATCAACTAAAAAGTTGATACTGAATTTCTTGAGAGTAAACAATTATGGATACGCTTCTTAGTCTGCATCTACTTGACGCGGTGGCCGAACGCAAGAGTTTTTCGGCTGTGGCAGACCGCTTCAGTCTGTCACCTGCCATGACCAGTAAGCATATTCAGCATATCGAAAGGCAAGTGGGTGCGAGGCTTCTGAATCGTAATAGTCGCAACGTTAGTCTTACTGAAGCCGGTGAACGTTACTTAGCCGCAGTTCGCCCGCTTCTAGAAGGGCTTGCAGAAGCTAAAGCTCAGGTATCTCATGCAACGCTGGCCCCGCATGGCGTATTAAAGGCGAGCATGCCTGTCTGGATGGCCAACTCCGCTTTCGCTCGCTTGATCGCTGTCTATCGGGCAGAAAATCCCAAAGTGACGTTAGACTTCGACCTGAGTGGTCGAATGGTGAATTTAGTGGAGGATGGTTTCGATCTTGCACTGCGTGTGACGATGGCACTGGGCGAGGGGCTCATTGCGCGTAAGCTCAGTATGGTGCGCTTTTACCTAGTCGCATCGCCTGAGTTTCTCAACCAGATTGGGCGACCGACAACGGTCACCGACCTTTCCGGTGCGCCATTCCTTGCTTATGCTCCGATGGCAAATGGCGGCCACATTCGCTTCGGTGAGGGAGCTGATGCCGTTAATATCAATTTTCGCCAGATCATGCAAAGCGAAAATGAAACACTGTTATTACTTGCAGCATGCGAAGGTATGGGATTTGTGTTCTTGCCACACTGGTTGGTGAACGATTATATTACTGATGGGCGACTCGAACTTGTACTGCCTGACACCTTGTGCCCAACTACACCGCTTTACGCTATTTATCCAGACCGAAATTACCTTCCAGCTAAGGTACGGAGTTTCCTTGATTTCCTGTCGGGGCCGAATGGATTTGGAGTAAATCAAAAATAATGGGGTGTACTTATTTGTTGACGTAACATTAATAAATGCGCCGTCTTTTCTGTTCGTTTGGCGAGTTATCTTCAAAGTTTATGGCATTCTCCAGGGTTAAGACGTCGGTCATGCTTACAAGCTACACACACTGGACGTGCCAAACTGCAGGGCGCCCAATACCTAAAACAAGGGCATCCCCATTTTAAGCAATAGCTATATGAAATGTTTTTGTGTTAAGTTTTTCAGAAGATTAAGTATCCTTTGCTATAGAAAATGTTAAGTAAAAAAGAGAAGGACTGCATTATTACAAACGGTAATATCAGGCACTATTCTCAGCCCCCAGGTATCAACTCTGGCAGTTCAGCTCTGATGCATCTACTTGCATTAGAAATAAGGTTATCAAGGGATTAACCACATAAAGTGCTACCATGGGGCTATCGACTGACCCAGATATGGCTTTTATCAAATGAATACAGAACAACCGAACAATCCATTGCACGGTATCACGCTTGCAAAAGTGGTTGAGCAATTAGTGGCGCATTACGGCTGGGAGGCGCTGGCGACAAGGATTAATATCAACTGTTTTAAAAATGACCCTTCAGTTAAATCTAGCCTGAAGTTTTTGCGCAGAACGCCTTGGGCAAGGGCTGAGGTGGAGGCGTTGTTTTTGCGGACATTTTCAAACTAAACGATTCTTACGCCTGCCCGAGTTGGCAGTGTGTTACTGCCGATGTTCTCATTATAAAAAAGCCAGCAAATGCTGGCTTTTTTGCTGGTGATTCTGTCATATCGCAGATAAGTATGTTTAGGGCGCTGCCTTCACGGGCATGGTGACAAACTGATCGGTGATGTTGCCTTGTTTATCTTTAAAGCACAGCCTGAACTTGACCTGCTCACCGGCTTTAAACGGGGTGGGCAACTCAAACAGCATCAAATGCAATCCACCTGGCGCCAGCTTGATGGGCTTGCCCGCAGGGACAGGCAACGCTTCCATACTGCGCATTTTCATGACACCGTTTTGCATGGTCATGCTGTGCATTTCTACGCTCTCTGCACGCTCGGTTTCAATGTAGACCAGAGTGACGTCTTGCGGGCTGGTGAGCGTGAGGTAGGCGGCGCCGACGGACTGGCCGGGATTGGAGGCGCGCACCCAGGCATCGGTGAGTTTGACTTCTGCATGTGCAAAGGCCGTGGAGGCTAACAGGCACAAGCTCGCGAGCAATTTAAGGCAGAGGTGTTTTGTTTGCATACTTAAATCCAGTCTCAAATTATTCTGGCTCGTATAAGTCTGGCGGCGTGCTATCGGGGATGCGAAACTTTTCCGAAGCCCAATCGCCCAGGTCCATCAGTTTGCAGCGTTCGCTACAAAAAGGCCGGAATGGATTTTTAGGGGAATACTCGGTGGTTTCTCCGCAGGCGGGACAGGCCACCTTGCGCGGTTTGACTACTGCTTGCGTCAATTGTGACTGGCTCCGGTAAAGTTGCAGACGATCATCTTGAATGGGATATCCTGTTCACAGCCTTTGGGGCGTTGCACAAAGTCCAGCTTTTGAAAGCGGATGTTGATCGCATATTTGTTGGCACTGACTTCCGGGAAGCATTCTTCATGGTCAATTTCAATGCGCAATAACTGGGCAGGTTTGTGTCCGGAAAGCTGTTGCTGATAGGCGCCATGGTGGGCAACCAGGGATAACACCTGGCCACTGCCACGCAACAACTGCATAATCAGGCTGATGGCTTCGTACATCGGCATCAAGCGGGATAACCACTGCGTAAAATCTTGTTTGCGGCGCTCTACACTCAGGTAGAGCCAGTGGCGGTATGAGGGCAAGTCAAACTCGCAGACCCCGCCTGGAATACTGGTCCGCTGCTTGACGCTCATGAGCCAGTCATTGTCGCGCAAGGTTTGGCCGAGCTTTTGATGATCGGCTCGCAGGGTGGTGGCGCAACGGTCCAGATTGTTTACGGTGCTTTCGAGCGCCTCTTGGTCGATATTGGGATTATGTTGCAGCAGGGAAAGCTGGACTTTATGACGGTCCAGCTCTTGCAGCAAATCTACCTTGAGATCACCACGATCAATGACATCCAACACTTGCAGCATGGAAATCAGCGCCACATGATGACTGACCTCGTGACCAATGGCAATGTGATGCAGCATCTTGTTGAACAGGTCTTCAAGACGAAGATAGGTTCTGATGCGCTCGTTAAATGGAAATTCGTAGCTCGACACGGCAGCCTTTTCTGTCAGCTGATACTTGAAAAGTATGCAATAAAAGTTTGATTATGAAACCCTTTTAACTCAGAGGCAAGTTTTAGAGAAATTTTTGTGAAATTGAAGCACTTTTTGCTGTAAATCGGCGAGTGTCAGCTGGTTTTCAATCACGGTATCCGCAATCGCCAGCCGCGCCTCTCGCGGACTTTGCGACGCCATGATGGCTTGTGCCATTTCGGCAGAGAGCTGACTGCGTTGCATGACCCGCTGCAACTGCGTCTCTTCATCGCAATCGATCACCAGTACATGATCTATCATGGACCAATCCTCGCGGCTCTCGACCAGTAATGGGATCGCCAGAATCACATACGGATGACTGGCATACTGGGCAATTTGCTGTACGGCCTCAGCACGGATCGCCGGGTGCATGATCTGATTCAGTTGTTCGAGGGCCTCTGGGTGCTCAAACACGTGCGCGCGCAGTGTGGCCCGGCTGAGACGTCCATCTGCCTCAAACATGTGGTCGCCAAAAGCCGCCCTCACCGCTTGCATGGCAGGACTGCCGGGGTCACTCATGGCGTGCGCAATGTGGTCCAGATCCACCACAGGCACGCCTAAGGCAGAAAATGCTGCACACGCCTCGCTTTTACCACTGCCGATACCGCCGGTCACGGCCACCACTTTTGCCATGTGCTGCTCCCGTTAAGGCACTAAATAATAAGCGGCCAGAGTTTGCCCATAAAACAGGGCGGCGATGCCGCCCAGGGCTAAAAAAGGACCAAAAGGAATCGCAGTTTGTCGGGTTTTGCCTTTGAGCAGAATCAAGCCGATGCCGATCACACTACCAACCACCGAGCTCAATAAAATGACCGCTGGCAGCAGTTGCCAGCCGAACCAGGCACCGATCGCAGCCAGCAGCTTGAAATCACCGTACCCCATGCCCTCCTTGCCTGTCACGAGTTTAAACAGCCAGTAGACCGCCCACAACACCAGATAACCCGCCATGGCACCGATCACGGCTGACGAGAGATCGGTAAACCCATCTTTAAGGTTAAGCAACAGCCCCAGCCACAACAGCGGCAAGGTAATGTCATCAGGCAACAGTTGTGTATCAAAATCAATAAAGGTCAATGCGACCAGCGCGAATACAAATGCCAGTGCAAACAAGGTCAAATGGCTATAGCCATATTGCACAGCCACCGCAACCGACAGACCGCCGGTCAGCAATTCAACCAATGGATAACGCATTGAAATCGGCGCATGACAGGCTTTACAGCGTCCGCGTAAGAATAGATAGCTGATCACAGGAATATTCTCGAATGCCGTAATCTGGTGTCCGCAATGCGGGCAGATCGAACGTGGCACCACAAGATTGTATTTGGGTTGATCAGGCACCTCTTGCCCCTGCAAATCGAGACAGCTTGCCTGCCATTCACGCTCCATCATTTTGGGCAAACGATGAATCACTACATTGAGAAAGCTGCCAACTAGCAAACCAAATACCAGACAGGCGGCTTGCAGGGCATGAGGCTGCGTGCGCAGCAGACTTAAAACAGGTTCAAGGATTTCGTGCATGATGCCGATAACAAAGAATAAGGTTGCTGCATCATCTCATCGTTGATGCCCATAGGCAAGGCTGACAAAGTGCAAAACTGCTTTAAAAGCGCATTCTTCTGGCTTGAAAACTGTTTGCAAGTCACCATTTATGTGTAAGATGGTCATGACACAGCAACTTGAGTGGTTTGCGTCTGTGTGAAGTGGCATCTGTTATCTATAGAAGGAAGTTGCCTATGTCTGATCAAATCAAATTTACATCGCCAACCGAAGTTGAGTTGAACGAGGTTGAACATCCTGCCTGGGATGAGCCAGTGATTTGTCGAGTAGAAGTCGATTTACCTGGATGGCTCACCAAACTGACCGGACAATCACACTGGGAAGTCTACAGTGAAGAAGAAGAGGAAAACTGCGTAAGCTTTGCGATGCGCTCTTCGAATCATCATCGTTTGCAAAAAGCGATGGCGTCAGCAGAGAGCGACCTGCAGGCAGAGGTGACCTTGTATCACAACGGCTATGCCGTCGTCGATGTCAATGGAAAATCCTTGTTTGATGGCGCATTGACCCATGCGACCAACGACTGCGCGCGACTCAGCTACTACCACATGAGTGGCGAGCCTATCGCCCTGAATTAACCCGGTGTTTGGTTCAGCCGGTATTTTTTAAGTGTTGTCGCCTGCGTACAAGCAGGCAACACCTTAATGTTGCCGGTTGACCGAAAACTGGGCCAAATCCAGCAAAGCCTGTTTGGCGGGCGTCAGTTCAAAAATGGCCAGTGATTCACAGGCCTGTTCTGCTTCTTTTTGCGCCACGGCGCGTACATAATCAAATGCCTTCACAGCATGCAAAATCTCCAGCACGGCATCTAGCTGCGTGACCTGCCCTTCTAACAAGGCCTGCTTGACCAAGTCCGCTTGCGCGGTTGGCGCTTGCTGGATGGCATACAACATCGGTAAGGTCACTTTTCCCTCGGCCAGGTCATTGCCCAAGGTTTTGCCAATTTTTTCGCTGTCTCCAGTCAAATCCAGCACATCATCTATGAGCTGAAAGGCCGTGCCCAAGTGCATGCCATACTTGGCCAGCCCCTCTTCTTGCGCGACGCTGGCCTGAC
It includes:
- the zapD gene encoding cell division protein ZapD; the protein is MSSYEFPFNERIRTYLRLEDLFNKMLHHIAIGHEVSHHVALISMLQVLDVIDRGDLKVDLLQELDRHKVQLSLLQHNPNIDQEALESTVNNLDRCATTLRADHQKLGQTLRDNDWLMSVKQRTSIPGGVCEFDLPSYRHWLYLSVERRKQDFTQWLSRLMPMYEAISLIMQLLRGSGQVLSLVAHHGAYQQQLSGHKPAQLLRIEIDHEECFPEVSANKYAINIRFQKLDFVQRPKGCEQDIPFKMIVCNFTGASHN
- the coaE gene encoding dephospho-CoA kinase (Dephospho-CoA kinase (CoaE) performs the final step in coenzyme A biosynthesis.) translates to MAKVVAVTGGIGSGKSEACAAFSALGVPVVDLDHIAHAMSDPGSPAMQAVRAAFGDHMFEADGRLSRATLRAHVFEHPEALEQLNQIMHPAIRAEAVQQIAQYASHPYVILAIPLLVESREDWSMIDHVLVIDCDEETQLQRVMQRSQLSAEMAQAIMASQSPREARLAIADTVIENQLTLADLQQKVLQFHKNFSKTCL
- a CDS encoding A24 family peptidase translates to MHEILEPVLSLLRTQPHALQAACLVFGLLVGSFLNVVIHRLPKMMEREWQASCLDLQGQEVPDQPKYNLVVPRSICPHCGHQITAFENIPVISYLFLRGRCKACHAPISMRYPLVELLTGGLSVAVAVQYGYSHLTLFALAFVFALVALTFIDFDTQLLPDDITLPLLWLGLLLNLKDGFTDLSSAVIGAMAGYLVLWAVYWLFKLVTGKEGMGYGDFKLLAAIGAWFGWQLLPAVILLSSVVGSVIGIGLILLKGKTRQTAIPFGPFLALGGIAALFYGQTLAAYYLVP